TGGCGGGGCTGAGAAAGAAGTTGACGGCGTTGTTGACGACGAAGAGCAGGGTGATCTCCGTCACCGAGAAGGCAAAGACCTTGACCATGAGAAACACGGCAAAGGCCATGAAGATCTGACGCCGCGCCCCGGACATGAAGGTGAGGAAATAGAAGAGGGCATATTGGCGGCGAAAGACCATCTCGGTGCGCTGGGGGGCCAGGTTGCGGTGGGTGGGATCCTGCCAGAGTCCCCAGATGCCGGCCGCTGTCACCAGGGCGCCGATGACCAGAAACATCGTGCGGTAGCTCAGGCTCTGGCCCATGAGGAAGATCAGCAGGCCGACCAGGATGCTGGTGGCTGCAGCCAGGCTGCGCAGGCGGCCGAAAATGAGGGGTGAAACGGCGGTGCTGAAATACTGCAGGGTGAGGGACTGGTTGGTGGTCTCGTAGTAGTGAAAGCCGAAGCTCATGATGAGAGTGGTCAGGATGAGGCCAGAATAGCTGGGGAAAAAGCCCGTCAGCCCGACGCCCAGACCGAGCAGGGTCACGGATAGGGCCGAGAGACGGTGCTCCCGCAGGACGAGCAGGACGAAGACGGCCAGCAGGGCCAGAAACCCGGGAACCTCGCGAATGGAGCCGAGCATACCGA
The sequence above is a segment of the Desulfuromonas sp. KJ2020 genome. Coding sequences within it:
- a CDS encoding MFS transporter; the protein is MIGDKQRPMLRFLIVQSTASVVGLQGWMILFNNFAVEEAGLNGQQIGMLGSIREVPGFLALLAVFVLLVLREHRLSALSVTLLGLGVGLTGFFPSYSGLILTTLIMSFGFHYYETTNQSLTLQYFSTAVSPLIFGRLRSLAAATSILVGLLIFLMGQSLSYRTMFLVIGALVTAAGIWGLWQDPTHRNLAPQRTEMVFRRQYALFYFLTFMSGARRQIFMAFAVFLMVKVFAFSVTEITLLFVVNNAVNFFLSPAIGRAIVRFGERAILSVEYAGLIVIFLLYATTESRWVVVALYILDHILFNFAIAIRTYFQKIAEPGDIAPSMAVSFTINHIAAVVIPAIGGALWMVDYSIPFVAGAVMSLISLVAVQRIPRLKRA